One part of the Saprospiraceae bacterium genome encodes these proteins:
- a CDS encoding TIGR00730 family Rossman fold protein → MMKTQKQWSQMKGENSWTMFKVLAEFVDGFETLNRIGPCVSIFGSARVKEPDEHYQLAIRIAAKLVEEGFGVITGGGPGIMEAANKGAFTNKGVSVGLNIQLPFEQSNNPYIDYDKNLQHRFFFVRKVMFVKYSQAFIAMPGGLGTLDELFEVLTLTQTGRINKVPIILVGTEFWTPLKQWISDTMVRDFHYVSPEDLDLMPIVDTPEQVVEMILNYYEGDTSKGLRPTFEL, encoded by the coding sequence ATGATGAAAACACAAAAACAATGGTCCCAGATGAAGGGGGAGAATAGCTGGACAATGTTTAAAGTGCTTGCTGAATTTGTAGATGGATTTGAAACCCTAAACCGTATTGGCCCCTGTGTTTCAATTTTTGGTTCAGCACGTGTTAAAGAACCTGATGAACATTATCAGCTAGCGATTCGTATTGCCGCAAAATTAGTAGAAGAAGGATTTGGAGTAATTACAGGCGGTGGTCCTGGAATTATGGAAGCTGCAAATAAAGGAGCATTTACAAACAAAGGTGTGTCTGTCGGTTTAAATATTCAACTTCCATTTGAGCAATCTAATAATCCATATATTGATTACGATAAAAATTTGCAACATCGATTTTTCTTTGTTCGAAAAGTAATGTTTGTAAAATATTCCCAGGCATTTATAGCTATGCCTGGTGGCTTAGGTACTTTAGATGAATTGTTTGAAGTCCTTACACTAACACAAACAGGCAGGATTAATAAAGTACCCATTATTTTAGTAGGTACAGAATTTTGGACTCCATTGAAACAGTGGATTTCAGATACCATGGTTCGTGATTTTCATTATGTGAGTCCGGAAGATTTAGATCTTATGCCAATTGTAGATACCCCGGAACAAGTTGTTGAAATGATCTTAAATTATTATGAAGGCGATACATCTAAAGGATTGCGCCCAACTTTTGAATTATAA
- a CDS encoding sigma-54-dependent Fis family transcriptional regulator: MARILIVDDEQAIRRALKDILVLEKYEVEEALDGLDCLVKLKQSEFDVIILDIKMPKMDGMEALDKIQLLVPDTPVVMISGHATIDTAVEAVKKGAFDFISKPPDLNRLLITIRNAIDKSSLIVEKKVLQKRVSKIKIQEIVGESKQILKVRETIDLVAPTEARILVTGPNGTGKELVARWIHEKSNRNNGNIVEVNCAAIPSELIESELFGHEKGSFTSAIKQRLGKFELANGGTLFLDEIGDMSLSAQAKVLRALQENKITRVGGDKEIGVDVRVIAATNKDLREEIARGRFREDLYHRLAVIIIDVPSLNDRANDIPVLVDYFVEHICYEYGMPLKKIDDSAIEELQKYNWTGNIRELRNVIERLIILSKNKIGRKEVLDYVIPASQRNFKFKELFEQFENVQELNEFIKREFAAFKTFA; the protein is encoded by the coding sequence ATGGCAAGAATTCTAATAGTTGACGACGAGCAGGCAATCCGGAGGGCGCTAAAAGATATTTTAGTCCTAGAGAAATATGAGGTTGAAGAAGCCTTAGATGGATTAGATTGCCTGGTAAAATTAAAGCAAAGTGAATTTGATGTAATCATCTTAGATATTAAAATGCCTAAGATGGATGGTATGGAAGCATTGGATAAAATCCAATTATTAGTACCGGATACACCAGTCGTTATGATTAGTGGTCATGCTACCATTGACACAGCTGTTGAAGCGGTTAAAAAAGGAGCCTTTGATTTTATTTCAAAGCCACCGGATTTAAATCGTTTACTTATAACTATCCGGAATGCAATTGACAAATCTTCTTTGATTGTAGAGAAAAAAGTATTGCAAAAACGGGTATCTAAAATTAAAATACAGGAAATTGTTGGCGAATCAAAGCAAATATTAAAAGTACGGGAGACCATCGATTTAGTCGCTCCAACCGAAGCAAGAATTCTGGTGACCGGACCTAATGGTACTGGAAAAGAATTGGTAGCTCGTTGGATTCATGAAAAAAGCAATCGAAATAATGGGAATATTGTAGAAGTCAATTGCGCTGCAATTCCTTCTGAATTAATAGAAAGTGAATTATTTGGTCATGAAAAAGGATCCTTTACTTCAGCGATTAAACAGCGCTTAGGTAAATTTGAATTAGCAAATGGTGGCACTTTATTTCTTGATGAAATTGGTGACATGAGTTTATCTGCTCAAGCTAAAGTGTTGAGAGCATTACAGGAAAATAAGATTACCCGCGTTGGAGGAGATAAGGAAATTGGAGTGGATGTTAGGGTAATTGCTGCAACCAATAAAGATCTTCGGGAAGAAATAGCAAGAGGCAGATTTAGAGAGGATTTATATCATAGGCTTGCAGTAATCATCATAGATGTTCCTTCCTTAAATGATCGGGCGAATGATATTCCGGTATTAGTGGATTATTTTGTCGAACATATTTGTTATGAATATGGAATGCCTTTAAAAAAGATTGATGATTCTGCTATTGAAGAATTACAAAAATATAATTGGACAGGAAATATCCGGGAATTAAGAAATGTAATTGAACGATTGATAATTCTATCGAAAAACAAAATCGGACGTAAAGAAGTTTTAGATTATGTGATTCCAGCAAGTCAACGCAACTTCAAGTTTAAAGAATTATTTGAGCAATTTGAAAACGTTCAGGAATTAAATGAATTTATAAAAAGAGAATTTGCTGCATTTAAAACCTTTGCCTAA
- a CDS encoding SDR family oxidoreductase, with translation MSNQLLSNKRGIIFGALDEQSIAWHVAEKCVEQGAKITLTNAPVALRMGKIQELSSKLNAELIGADATSVEDLENLLKQSMEILGGKLDFILHSIGMSINVRKGKSYTDLNYDFMQKTFDISSISFHKLMQSALKLDAVAEQGSILALTYIAAQRVFPDYSEMAESKALLESFARSFGYHFGTLKKVRVNTISQSPTWTTAGSGVKGFKEFYDYANKMSPLGNASADACADYCVVMFSDLTRMVTMQNLFHDGGFSNMGMNPSILNL, from the coding sequence ATGAGTAATCAATTACTGTCAAATAAACGAGGTATTATTTTTGGAGCCTTAGATGAACAATCCATAGCTTGGCATGTCGCTGAAAAATGTGTAGAACAAGGTGCGAAAATCACCTTAACCAATGCTCCGGTGGCCTTAAGAATGGGCAAGATCCAGGAATTATCTTCAAAATTAAATGCTGAACTTATAGGTGCAGATGCCACCTCTGTGGAAGATTTAGAAAACTTACTCAAACAATCCATGGAAATTTTAGGCGGCAAACTGGATTTTATATTGCACTCTATTGGAATGTCTATAAACGTACGAAAAGGCAAATCTTACACAGATTTGAATTACGACTTTATGCAAAAAACCTTTGATATCTCATCCATTTCATTTCATAAGTTGATGCAATCTGCTTTAAAATTGGATGCAGTTGCTGAACAAGGATCCATTTTGGCTTTAACTTATATCGCTGCTCAACGTGTCTTTCCTGATTATAGTGAGATGGCTGAATCAAAAGCTTTATTAGAATCTTTTGCAAGAAGTTTTGGATATCATTTTGGGACTTTGAAAAAAGTTCGGGTAAATACAATTTCACAATCCCCAACCTGGACAACAGCAGGATCTGGAGTAAAAGGATTTAAAGAATTTTATGATTATGCAAATAAAATGAGTCCGTTAGGGAATGCTTCTGCAGATGCCTGTGCCGATTATTGTGTAGTTATGTTTTCAGATCTTACCAGGATGGTTACGATGCAAAATTTATTTCACGATGGTGGTTTTTCTAATATGGGTATGAATCCATCTATTCTAAATTTATAG
- a CDS encoding choice-of-anchor B family protein produces the protein MKITALLCILFCLQIAESRCQAKQLKLLGHWRDSNVVGSSAYDNAFNEAWGFWVNGKEYGVIGSTSGTHLIDVTNPSKLFERMLIPGASNGPHVIHRDYDDYRCYLYAVCDEGQSSLQIIDISQLPDTATIVYDSNEFMTRVHNIFIDIPKARLYTCSENGNTGFFALGLYDISNPIKPKFIGHYNKFGDITASHVHDAYARNDTVYLNCGPNGFAIMDFSDAINPKPILTLTPADYPFAGYNHSGWLTPDGLSYVMADENHGLPLKLIDLTDIKNGKVVSTLSPAKDTAKSIPHNPLVSCDYAYVSYYYDGLQVYNIKNPAKPILEAFYPTSILPNNLSYKGSWGNYPYLPSGNIVIADMQNGLFVVEGVEKPCNVVYSCNPVATNSFDKSLRVNIFPNPTQHGIQIKTPFLYHAATFEISDITGKLLKKGIIQSIESNNTIPLDELESGYYILKLRFKNQGLFTSSLIKF, from the coding sequence ATGAAAATAACAGCTTTGCTTTGCATTTTGTTTTGCTTACAAATTGCAGAGAGCCGATGCCAAGCTAAACAATTAAAACTTTTAGGCCATTGGAGAGATTCTAATGTTGTAGGTTCAAGTGCTTATGACAATGCATTTAATGAAGCCTGGGGATTTTGGGTGAATGGAAAAGAATACGGAGTGATCGGTTCTACTTCAGGAACTCATTTAATTGATGTAACGAATCCTTCAAAACTTTTTGAAAGAATGTTAATACCCGGAGCTTCAAATGGCCCGCATGTAATTCATAGAGATTATGATGATTATCGTTGCTACTTATATGCTGTCTGTGATGAAGGACAAAGCAGTTTGCAAATCATTGATATTTCTCAACTTCCCGATACCGCAACCATAGTGTACGACTCCAATGAATTCATGACACGGGTTCATAATATATTTATAGATATTCCCAAAGCGCGTTTGTACACTTGCTCAGAAAATGGAAATACAGGCTTTTTTGCTTTAGGACTTTATGATATAAGTAATCCAATCAAACCTAAATTTATTGGACACTATAATAAATTTGGTGACATTACAGCTTCCCATGTACACGATGCTTACGCACGAAATGATACTGTATATTTGAATTGTGGGCCGAATGGATTTGCTATTATGGATTTTAGTGATGCAATCAATCCAAAACCAATTTTAACTTTAACACCTGCAGATTATCCTTTTGCGGGATATAATCATTCTGGATGGCTTACTCCAGATGGATTAAGTTATGTAATGGCAGATGAAAATCATGGTCTTCCTTTGAAACTCATTGATTTAACAGATATTAAAAATGGAAAGGTGGTATCTACCCTTTCGCCAGCAAAAGACACCGCTAAATCAATCCCTCATAACCCATTAGTTTCTTGTGATTATGCATATGTATCCTATTATTATGATGGCCTTCAAGTGTATAATATAAAAAATCCTGCGAAACCAATTTTAGAAGCCTTTTATCCTACCTCAATACTTCCCAATAATTTAAGCTATAAAGGTTCCTGGGGTAATTATCCGTATTTACCATCCGGGAATATTGTAATTGCTGATATGCAAAATGGATTATTTGTGGTGGAAGGCGTTGAAAAACCTTGTAATGTGGTGTATTCCTGTAATCCTGTAGCAACAAATTCCTTTGATAAAAGCTTGAGGGTAAATATATTTCCAAATCCGACGCAACATGGAATTCAAATTAAAACTCCGTTCCTTTACCACGCTGCTACTTTTGAAATATCGGATATAACTGGAAAGCTTTTAAAAAAAGGAATTATACAATCCATAGAATCCAATAATACTATTCCATTAGACGAGCTTGAGTCTGGTTATTATATCCTTAAATTACGGTTTAAAAATCAAGGATTGTTTACAAGCAGTTTAATAAAATTTTGA